A single genomic interval of Candidatus Eisenbacteria bacterium harbors:
- a CDS encoding DUF4062 domain-containing protein: MAITKKEVFISSNFDEFPDLRRELRDLINSNRIFSMQAIDLNENRAIGRPPLVNSIDAVKRSEVMVLLVGEQYGGIPSGEHLSYCHLEYRAALESDCGSVILPYFFGSEPDGMRRGASDPRLSTWQREILDNHTVAFYQTASVDWPAVAQLIFQDVQKAQYDLLTGTDQMEVDAADDTDKEFGALDLASLTVEELAYLERRSGVDPSNLGEEKLRSKIDLATMPARAAALEQRAEALRALKLGERKLAVEHLRRALQQRPLDMEVNYWLSRLLVSTGRRKECKEAVQLALRSANLATHEEPPRDVRAAAAYIVASQAEAKIRNLESALRYAEAANQIAPWFAAPYIQLACVYALQDDLDAAFKSAGEAFNRHPVSILKLNREPLFQRVSPQFREFKQDLRGKLQAKLRAILDAELQILSSLSLDPDAEVRKSEVGSVMARLGSMTIMDLVHQGRSSGKNCLRWLQGELVEIRTMREQDAKRDTMRRADLLALEDQWTQEHPLPEVDPKEAKPYYIVLTTIVLSIVGLFVGIGFGKAMLFVVLSLLGIANDIRRILQRKGKKRLAEEERNSLLARHKSKVEAERRDRQQEIENEKAEHRRRISVFEDNVRLFETTVVRWNMFSPSVGNKGAKQGDIIRVSVLEPERADKPVTDSQLLPPDLLGSALMPWFAKTPKAEVSSSRETSEVPSAAAEPQYQLFRILSATRDKVAAARWAVYQSKD, from the coding sequence ATGGCAATTACTAAGAAGGAAGTGTTCATCAGCTCGAATTTCGACGAGTTTCCTGATTTGAGAAGAGAGCTGAGGGATCTGATCAACTCCAATCGTATCTTTTCTATGCAAGCAATAGATCTAAATGAAAATCGTGCCATTGGCCGACCCCCCCTCGTAAACAGCATTGATGCAGTCAAACGATCAGAAGTCATGGTTCTTCTTGTCGGTGAACAATATGGCGGAATCCCTTCCGGAGAACATCTTAGCTATTGTCACCTTGAGTATCGTGCTGCTCTCGAGAGCGATTGCGGAAGTGTCATTCTGCCGTATTTTTTTGGCTCTGAACCTGACGGAATGCGAAGAGGCGCGAGCGATCCCAGACTGTCCACCTGGCAGAGAGAGATTCTTGACAACCACACAGTTGCATTTTATCAGACCGCGTCTGTGGATTGGCCTGCTGTTGCTCAGTTGATATTCCAGGATGTTCAGAAAGCGCAGTACGATCTACTAACCGGAACTGATCAGATGGAGGTGGATGCAGCCGATGATACCGACAAGGAGTTCGGAGCTTTGGACCTGGCATCTCTGACCGTCGAAGAGTTAGCGTACCTGGAACGGCGATCTGGCGTCGATCCTTCCAATCTAGGAGAAGAAAAACTGAGGAGCAAGATTGATCTTGCCACAATGCCGGCAAGAGCAGCGGCCTTGGAACAAAGAGCAGAAGCCCTTCGGGCACTCAAGCTCGGAGAACGAAAACTTGCCGTAGAACACCTCCGTCGGGCACTCCAACAACGCCCACTAGACATGGAAGTCAATTACTGGCTTTCTCGTCTTCTAGTTTCAACCGGAAGACGAAAGGAGTGCAAGGAAGCTGTGCAGCTTGCACTGCGCTCCGCAAACCTAGCTACGCATGAAGAGCCCCCGCGTGATGTTCGCGCTGCTGCAGCTTACATAGTAGCATCTCAAGCTGAAGCCAAAATCCGAAATCTGGAGTCAGCACTGAGATACGCGGAAGCGGCCAATCAGATTGCTCCATGGTTTGCGGCCCCTTATATCCAGCTTGCCTGCGTCTATGCTCTGCAAGACGATCTAGACGCGGCCTTCAAATCCGCTGGAGAGGCTTTCAATCGACATCCTGTGAGTATACTGAAGTTAAATCGGGAACCCTTATTCCAACGCGTCTCCCCCCAGTTTCGGGAGTTCAAGCAAGATCTTCGCGGGAAACTGCAGGCGAAATTGAGAGCTATTCTAGACGCAGAGCTACAGATACTCTCAAGCTTGTCCTTGGATCCAGATGCTGAGGTTAGAAAATCTGAGGTCGGCAGTGTCATGGCCAGACTGGGCTCCATGACAATTATGGATTTGGTACATCAAGGGAGATCGTCGGGAAAGAACTGCCTCCGTTGGCTTCAGGGTGAGCTCGTAGAGATACGAACTATGCGGGAGCAAGATGCAAAGCGTGACACCATGAGGCGAGCGGATCTTCTTGCACTCGAAGATCAGTGGACGCAGGAGCATCCTCTCCCAGAAGTCGACCCAAAGGAAGCCAAACCGTACTATATCGTTCTAACGACCATTGTGCTTTCGATTGTAGGTCTATTTGTTGGCATTGGGTTCGGGAAGGCAATGCTATTCGTCGTGCTCTCTCTCTTGGGCATTGCGAATGACATTCGCAGGATTCTTCAACGGAAGGGCAAGAAGCGGCTTGCAGAGGAAGAAAGAAACTCGCTGCTGGCACGCCATAAAAGCAAAGTGGAGGCAGAGAGACGTGACAGGCAGCAAGAAATCGAGAACGAGAAAGCCGAACATCGCCGGCGAATATCTGTGTTTGAAGATAACGTGCGCCTTTTTGAAACGACCGTTGTCAGGTGGAACATGTTCAGCCCCAGCGTTGGAAACAAAGGCGCGAAGCAGGGAGACATAATCAGAGTTAGTGTCCTGGAGCCTGAGCGCGCCGACAAACCCGTAACAGATTCACAGTTGCTTCCTCCGGATCTGCTCGGCTCCGCTCTTATGCCCTGGTTCGCGAAGACTCCAAAGGCTGAGGTGAGCTCGAGCAGGGAGACCTCCGAGGTCCCGAGTGCCGCTGCAGAGCCGCAATATCAACTCTTTCGTATTTTAAGCGCGACCCGCGACAAGGTTGCAGCAGCAAGATGGGCTGTGTACCAAAGCAAGGACTGA
- a CDS encoding toll/interleukin-1 receptor domain-containing protein, which yields MSNSRLRKADIFVSYVEKNSDVVKQLAEGLEKAGYTTWYYERDALPGVTYLTQVREAIDQARVVLVVISQDFLRARASHTTNEVVRAYEQGKPFIPVLRDITHAELQERKPDLAQCLGAAVSIRIPPEGVLAILPRIERGLLELGVRPAGSQEITSASHAGQDSMAHSPAEAGLVVAFARAMEYWKHLQIPEARDLLCDIHGIDPLYKHPGWTVNVGELLRERRPDWRKSILIVVGAMILPQIHDGEDATELRNEINRKGSPEKMEFACVVTDVGLLAEQEFMRCPLIAIGGPVSNKLTADIVKALPRDPVSKERITVQHSMDQGDRRVALWGNLAHETTKAVNLFVSSGLLDRFLDMIWKRELKRE from the coding sequence ATGTCGAATTCGAGACTCCGCAAGGCTGATATTTTCGTCAGTTACGTTGAGAAAAACTCCGACGTAGTAAAGCAACTTGCTGAGGGACTGGAGAAAGCAGGCTATACGACCTGGTATTACGAACGTGACGCCCTTCCCGGGGTTACTTACCTAACTCAGGTGCGAGAGGCAATCGATCAGGCCAGAGTTGTTCTGGTGGTAATCTCCCAGGATTTCCTTCGTGCCCGTGCTTCCCACACCACGAACGAAGTTGTCAGAGCTTATGAACAGGGTAAGCCTTTTATTCCCGTCCTTCGCGACATCACTCACGCTGAGCTTCAGGAACGCAAGCCTGACCTGGCGCAGTGTCTGGGGGCTGCCGTCTCAATCAGAATCCCACCAGAGGGTGTGCTGGCCATTCTTCCTCGCATAGAAAGAGGGTTGCTTGAGTTGGGGGTTCGGCCGGCTGGGTCACAAGAGATTACTTCAGCATCTCATGCTGGTCAGGATTCGATGGCTCACTCCCCCGCAGAAGCGGGGCTAGTAGTGGCATTTGCGAGGGCCATGGAATACTGGAAGCACCTTCAGATTCCCGAGGCACGGGATCTTCTATGCGACATCCATGGGATAGATCCCCTCTACAAGCATCCGGGCTGGACAGTGAACGTTGGTGAACTGCTTCGGGAGAGGCGGCCGGATTGGAGGAAGAGCATATTGATAGTTGTAGGCGCCATGATCCTTCCACAGATACACGATGGAGAAGACGCAACAGAGCTGAGGAACGAAATCAATCGCAAAGGCAGTCCCGAGAAAATGGAGTTTGCCTGTGTGGTCACGGACGTGGGGCTGCTCGCAGAACAGGAATTCATGAGATGTCCGCTCATTGCCATCGGGGGGCCGGTCAGCAACAAATTGACCGCGGATATTGTTAAAGCGCTCCCAAGAGACCCAGTCAGTAAGGAGAGAATAACCGTTCAGCATTCCATGGACCAGGGAGACAGGCGGGTAGCACTCTGGGGTAATCTCGCCCACGAAACTACTAAAGCTGTGAATCTTTTCGTTTCATCTGGACTACTTGACAGATTTCTCGACATGATTTGGAAGAGGGAGCTTAAACGGGAGTAG
- a CDS encoding toll/interleukin-1 receptor domain-containing protein, which produces MEGFIIPNPEDTILWVGSMGNATFLASAPEGVSLGEKQGTASIRVAGLEIARLSFVVEVGSPGSTKTEEVLASSEKRHRKAFVCYASQDKKAVGARLQGMQKTSTELKVWVDSVELRSGQYWAKELVNVIPAQDIFYLFWSSHAKASKWVEMEWRCALSTRGLDFIDPVPLVSPNLVPPPPELASKHFDDWVLLFMRDGGQDTRE; this is translated from the coding sequence TTGGAAGGGTTCATCATTCCTAACCCGGAGGATACCATCCTGTGGGTTGGGAGCATGGGTAATGCGACGTTCCTTGCGAGTGCCCCCGAAGGCGTATCGCTTGGCGAAAAGCAAGGGACTGCTTCAATTCGTGTCGCTGGGTTAGAAATCGCACGGTTGTCGTTTGTCGTAGAAGTGGGCAGCCCTGGCAGCACGAAGACGGAGGAGGTTCTTGCTTCGAGTGAGAAAAGGCATCGCAAAGCATTCGTCTGCTACGCCAGCCAGGATAAGAAGGCAGTTGGCGCACGCCTCCAAGGGATGCAGAAAACATCAACCGAGCTCAAGGTTTGGGTGGACTCGGTGGAACTTCGATCTGGCCAGTACTGGGCGAAAGAGCTAGTGAATGTCATTCCGGCCCAGGATATCTTCTACCTTTTCTGGTCGAGCCATGCCAAGGCATCCAAGTGGGTGGAGATGGAGTGGAGATGTGCCCTATCAACCCGAGGGCTGGATTTCATCGACCCTGTGCCATTGGTCTCCCCAAACCTTGTTCCGCCACCTCCTGAGCTTGCCAGTAAGCATTTCGACGATTGGGTACTTCTATTCATGCGCGACGGGGGTCAGGATACCCGAGAATGA
- a CDS encoding AAA family ATPase, translated as MGRASILERISNHLRSKDTHPLVIFGVSGSGKTALMAHAAQRAREALPNARLFVRFVGATPGSSDGRALLENLCHHIYEVFDFDGQKRNLLIGIKETGKEEQRRRQRIEEEYSIPTEFQKLSVTFRNFLAKIPSSEKLILFLDALDQLSDSDHARSLYWLPTELPQNVRLIVSCLAGECLSVLQKKLPAANFVELWPMEPEESEKLLNLWLQEADRTLQSPQRAEVLAKSRQCGLPLYLKLAFEEASRWKSHTEKIELSPDISGVIRDLFQRLSSDVNHGGVMVSRSLGYLAAAKNGLTEDELLDILSQDEEVIADFLRRSPRSPGVKHLPVAVWSRLYFDLEPYLTERSADGACLMTFYHLQFSKVVAEEFLAGQVRVHRHEALAGYFGHQPLWIEKEAQENVNLRKMSELPYQQTHGKLWNEIEKTLCDLHFIEAKCAAGMTYDLIGDYGAALDALPEAQGQKRKELEHEARVNRYTGDLIAFARREISSLDIIPSVELWTDEMIRKDTERIVHNPTRLDRIQAFLQFANSECHGLVKFASHSGFRIQQACNSADSGPVGRAAESALNAEVSHCLLLHHRSQRFRHNPHPALVRTLEGHSGDVNSVSITPDGRRAVSGAWDRTLRVWDLGSGQDISIYQARSVIRSISGIEAKGSLVFGTATG; from the coding sequence GTGGGTCGCGCCAGCATCCTAGAACGGATAAGTAATCACCTGAGAAGCAAAGATACTCATCCATTAGTCATCTTCGGTGTGTCTGGTTCTGGTAAGACAGCCCTAATGGCGCATGCAGCGCAAAGGGCGCGGGAGGCGCTTCCCAATGCCCGGCTTTTTGTTCGCTTTGTAGGTGCTACTCCGGGCTCATCTGACGGGCGTGCCCTGCTGGAAAACCTCTGTCATCACATATATGAAGTGTTCGACTTCGACGGGCAAAAACGAAACCTCCTCATTGGTATAAAAGAGACTGGCAAGGAGGAACAGAGGAGACGACAGCGTATCGAGGAGGAGTATTCGATCCCCACGGAGTTTCAGAAGCTGTCTGTGACCTTCCGAAATTTCCTTGCAAAGATACCATCCTCAGAGAAACTAATTCTTTTTCTGGATGCTTTGGATCAACTTTCTGACAGTGACCATGCCCGAAGCCTGTACTGGTTGCCTACGGAATTACCCCAGAATGTGCGCCTCATCGTTTCCTGCCTGGCTGGCGAGTGTCTCTCCGTGCTCCAGAAAAAGCTGCCTGCTGCAAACTTTGTGGAGTTGTGGCCAATGGAGCCTGAGGAAAGTGAGAAACTCCTGAACCTCTGGCTCCAAGAAGCTGACAGGACCCTTCAGTCTCCGCAGCGGGCCGAGGTCCTGGCTAAGTCTCGGCAATGTGGTCTACCTTTGTATCTAAAGCTAGCTTTTGAGGAAGCCAGCCGCTGGAAGTCTCATACCGAAAAAATAGAGCTCAGTCCTGACATATCAGGCGTCATCCGCGACCTATTCCAACGGCTGTCCTCGGATGTCAACCATGGCGGGGTGATGGTGTCGCGCAGCCTGGGATACCTGGCCGCAGCCAAGAACGGCCTGACCGAAGATGAGCTCCTGGACATCCTGTCGCAGGATGAAGAGGTTATCGCCGATTTCCTGCGCCGCTCGCCACGGTCACCGGGAGTCAAACATCTACCCGTGGCTGTCTGGTCGCGCCTTTACTTCGACCTGGAACCGTATCTCACGGAACGCAGTGCTGACGGGGCATGTTTGATGACTTTCTATCATCTCCAGTTTAGCAAGGTCGTGGCGGAAGAGTTCCTAGCGGGCCAGGTTAGGGTTCACCGGCATGAAGCGCTGGCAGGTTATTTTGGACACCAACCTTTGTGGATCGAGAAGGAGGCTCAAGAGAATGTCAATCTACGCAAAATGTCCGAGTTGCCCTACCAGCAGACGCATGGCAAGTTGTGGAACGAAATAGAGAAGACCCTATGTGACCTCCACTTCATCGAGGCTAAATGCGCGGCGGGAATGACGTACGACTTGATCGGTGACTACGGCGCCGCCCTGGACGCCCTGCCCGAGGCTCAGGGGCAGAAGCGGAAAGAGCTCGAACACGAGGCACGGGTCAATAGATATACCGGAGACCTAATTGCCTTTGCCCGGCGAGAGATTTCTTCTCTTGATATCATCCCGTCCGTTGAGCTGTGGACCGATGAGATGATAAGAAAAGATACTGAAAGGATTGTCCATAACCCGACCCGTCTCGACCGGATTCAAGCCTTTCTGCAATTTGCGAACTCCGAATGCCATGGCTTGGTGAAGTTCGCTTCGCACAGCGGCTTCCGTATCCAGCAGGCTTGCAATTCAGCCGACTCTGGTCCTGTGGGAAGGGCTGCTGAGAGCGCATTGAATGCAGAAGTTAGCCACTGCCTGCTGCTGCATCACCGGTCACAGCGCTTCAGGCATAACCCGCACCCTGCACTCGTAAGAACACTTGAGGGTCACTCAGGTGATGTGAATAGCGTGAGCATTACTCCAGACGGGAGGAGAGCAGTTTCCGGCGCTTGGGACAGGACGCTGCGGGTATGGGACTTGGGAAGTGGACAAGATATCTCCATTTATCAGGCGAGGAGCGTGATAAGGTCAATATCAGGAATCGAAGCAAAGGGAAGTCTTGTGTTTGGTACGGCAACAGGCTAG
- a CDS encoding NACHT domain-containing protein, with protein sequence MPSPSILLYVLLLSLAVVLLFAALTSGTQDWPSFFLNLASEIVGAIIILVVVERRFRSSELRVIQRAPQTTKLYLATLLSRDVRQTVGYVRVLSAQMDAVWKPHHLLRPQIEATLAAKIPEGFVLIGQAGTGKTTLLHRLVRGQAADVMREPRKARIPVLVSVLRWSEGDAKDALFEAMQSFYPVSVRTFQRVVQKGKLLCIFDGIDEAIQPPERVQAVREFHLQYPGNAVILSCRNCPDELLGDLNLPRLQIPPLTKEEVERILELRKRFS encoded by the coding sequence GTGCCATCACCATCCATCCTTCTCTATGTACTTCTCCTGTCGCTTGCGGTCGTGTTGCTCTTCGCTGCCCTTACTTCTGGTACACAAGACTGGCCGAGTTTCTTTCTAAACCTTGCGAGTGAAATTGTAGGCGCGATCATTATCCTGGTCGTCGTGGAGCGCCGGTTCCGATCAAGCGAGCTCCGCGTTATCCAGCGCGCCCCCCAGACGACTAAGCTCTATCTTGCGACGCTCTTGTCCAGGGATGTGCGTCAGACAGTCGGTTACGTGCGAGTTCTATCCGCCCAGATGGACGCTGTGTGGAAGCCACACCATCTGCTGCGTCCCCAGATTGAAGCCACTCTGGCTGCCAAAATTCCGGAGGGATTTGTCCTGATCGGCCAGGCTGGCACTGGAAAGACCACCCTCCTTCATCGTTTGGTCCGGGGCCAGGCAGCAGATGTGATGAGAGAGCCGAGGAAGGCAAGGATTCCAGTACTCGTCTCTGTTCTTCGCTGGAGCGAGGGCGACGCTAAAGATGCGCTATTTGAGGCCATGCAGAGTTTCTATCCCGTTTCGGTGAGGACTTTCCAGCGCGTGGTGCAAAAGGGGAAGTTGCTTTGCATCTTCGATGGCATTGACGAGGCGATTCAACCGCCCGAACGTGTACAGGCAGTCAGAGAATTTCATCTTCAATATCCGGGAAATGCTGTAATACTCTCCTGTCGCAACTGTCCAGATGAGCTCCTGGGAGACTTGAACCTGCCACGCCTGCAAATACCACCGCTCACAAAAGAGGAAGTGGAAAGGATACTTGAACTGAGAAAGCGGTTCTCCTAG
- a CDS encoding HAD family hydrolase gives MDPLLLILDLDNTLICTCEKPLSRPADFTFGEYHMYKRPGLEAFLEACRGQFRVAVWTSATSSYAGCVISHLFPPGYDLEFLWTRERCTPRYNAETRELEYLKDLKKVRRSGYRLERVLIVDDSPGVLQRSYSNVISIRPFTGSADDAELEYLLPYLDRLSHLENVRVAEKRSWRGLMRGPGST, from the coding sequence ATGGACCCACTACTTCTGATACTTGATTTGGATAATACCCTGATCTGCACGTGCGAGAAGCCGCTTTCGAGGCCAGCAGATTTCACCTTCGGCGAATACCACATGTATAAGCGTCCTGGCCTAGAGGCATTTCTTGAAGCCTGTCGAGGACAGTTTAGGGTAGCCGTTTGGACGTCTGCTACGTCCTCTTACGCTGGGTGTGTCATCAGTCACCTATTTCCGCCCGGCTACGACCTTGAGTTTCTATGGACGAGAGAGAGATGTACACCCAGGTATAATGCCGAGACTCGCGAGCTAGAGTATCTCAAGGACTTGAAGAAGGTGCGTCGTAGCGGCTATCGCCTCGAAAGGGTATTGATTGTAGACGACAGCCCTGGTGTTCTGCAGCGGAGCTATAGTAACGTGATATCGATCAGGCCCTTTACAGGTTCTGCCGATGATGCGGAGCTTGAGTACTTGCTGCCCTACCTTGACAGGCTATCACATCTTGAGAATGTACGCGTTGCCGAGAAGCGAAGCTGGAGGGGACTGATGAGAGGGCCAGGTTCCACCTAG
- a CDS encoding TIR domain-containing protein, with the protein MEYWIDTVTSDIIPLTVKVLGINGAASPQRGTEWPWHSALPLVQSKVAAVKQIFISYGHADGEAFAGRLRRDLETTGYVVWWDESGIRLSQPWDAAIERAILDSSLLVAVLTPHATREDSVCRDEVAFALVLPRPVIPARVSPDAQFTLPLVRRNWVDFTRNYDEGLRRLREFLAGAEDVLLPPALPTVSGLTPLDFGPEIAQYGFGFVGRDWLRQRISHWLHDASDRVFVVVGEPGAGKSAIAAWLCQTRPVHVIGIHFCTTRNRRTLNPYELVTSLVAQFYSELQGYDSAVEPAYPQARRPNANDAFRELIVEPTRKMPAPDGPRLVVVDSLDEATSMEGETIVDLLAEHADTLPAWLRIVVTTRPVSSILIRLARFKTLDLSAERERNQEDVAAYVRQRLSQIESIASSDSELEATCVRLQTRAEGNFLYAHTVLEALTDPERRLGHQDIGAIPPELKGLYYSLFQKRFKDIKAYELKILPLLNCLVAAREPIPERLLVSAVNGEEPGVRCGLLDLAQFLRWREEGIRLFHSSLADWLTEAKYSLEYAISTQAGHQQLASACWKEYESDTKAMSPYATRHLPVHLVEARRWHDLRHLVFDSEMNLVTRWVEQGEGNTGLYCLDALIRHLEKPEHSPMQAAGLATQAARICSLRGEYQEARERLNYALARTSWWRGRRIRAIALHELGSLHLYDGDTVSAKRCYCQALRLCLWGMPIHHDEAAANLIGLATVAYARYEFEEVMRQATWGLRQARQAHDIRHIVAAARMIATVHKAAGRYDETDSYLQLAAKLSETEQVHLEKARLLMLRGWLEYDRALLEGWTPGQTDAAFREALCEAERVHDLYYTLEARLALGWCALVRGDLKEGAKWLEMAGSKLLKRQHGELLAEYEMELGALAHVQGDSAEALKWYQSVADLCREKDIRIWLYRALTGQGAIAWHAGQHEQGERVWADALCVASSMSATREELARRSIKLCQSASHIFPR; encoded by the coding sequence ATGGAGTATTGGATTGACACCGTGACCTCTGATATTATTCCATTAACGGTCAAGGTTCTGGGTATCAACGGGGCAGCGTCGCCGCAGCGGGGTACAGAATGGCCTTGGCATTCGGCGCTTCCGTTGGTGCAGTCGAAGGTGGCGGCAGTGAAGCAGATATTCATAAGCTACGGTCACGCAGACGGTGAGGCTTTTGCCGGACGGCTGAGACGCGATCTCGAGACGACAGGCTACGTAGTGTGGTGGGATGAGTCTGGCATCAGGCTCAGCCAGCCTTGGGACGCTGCCATTGAACGCGCAATCCTGGATTCGTCTCTACTGGTCGCGGTCTTGACGCCACATGCTACGCGTGAAGATAGCGTCTGCCGCGATGAAGTGGCGTTTGCGCTGGTGTTGCCACGTCCAGTGATTCCGGCACGAGTTTCACCAGATGCTCAGTTCACATTGCCGCTGGTTCGTCGGAACTGGGTTGATTTTACGCGCAACTATGATGAGGGTCTACGTCGCCTGCGCGAATTCCTAGCAGGAGCCGAAGATGTCCTGTTGCCACCGGCGCTGCCGACCGTCAGTGGTCTGACCCCACTTGACTTCGGGCCTGAGATTGCCCAGTACGGATTCGGTTTTGTGGGACGGGATTGGCTGAGACAACGAATCAGTCACTGGTTGCATGATGCGTCAGATCGAGTGTTCGTTGTCGTGGGCGAACCAGGCGCTGGAAAGAGCGCGATTGCTGCCTGGTTGTGTCAAACGCGGCCTGTACATGTTATCGGCATCCACTTTTGCACAACCCGAAATAGACGTACGCTCAATCCATACGAGTTAGTGACATCACTGGTTGCCCAATTCTATTCGGAGTTGCAGGGCTATGATTCCGCAGTCGAACCGGCCTATCCACAAGCCCGACGGCCGAACGCCAATGATGCCTTCCGGGAGTTGATCGTCGAGCCGACCCGCAAGATGCCGGCACCCGATGGACCCAGGTTAGTGGTTGTGGATTCGCTGGATGAGGCAACGTCCATGGAAGGCGAGACGATCGTTGACCTGTTGGCAGAACATGCTGACACACTGCCTGCATGGCTTAGAATCGTCGTTACCACCCGACCCGTATCCAGCATTCTCATCCGCCTGGCCCGCTTCAAGACCCTCGATCTGAGCGCCGAACGAGAGAGAAATCAGGAGGACGTCGCGGCGTACGTCCGACAGAGACTTTCTCAGATCGAGTCGATCGCTTCGTCGGACTCGGAATTGGAGGCGACATGCGTTCGCCTGCAGACACGGGCTGAAGGCAATTTCCTATATGCCCACACGGTTCTGGAAGCACTCACTGATCCGGAGAGACGCCTGGGCCATCAGGACATTGGGGCAATCCCCCCGGAACTGAAAGGGCTGTACTACTCGCTGTTCCAGAAACGGTTCAAGGACATCAAAGCCTACGAACTCAAGATATTGCCGCTGCTCAATTGCCTCGTGGCAGCGCGTGAACCGATTCCCGAGAGACTCCTGGTCAGTGCTGTCAATGGAGAGGAGCCGGGCGTCCGCTGTGGCCTGCTCGATCTGGCGCAGTTTCTAAGGTGGCGCGAAGAAGGAATCAGACTCTTTCACTCCAGTCTTGCGGACTGGCTCACGGAGGCGAAATACAGCCTAGAATACGCGATTTCTACGCAGGCCGGGCATCAACAACTGGCGAGTGCCTGCTGGAAGGAGTATGAGTCCGACACAAAGGCAATGTCACCCTACGCCACACGCCATTTACCGGTGCATCTGGTTGAGGCAAGGCGGTGGCATGACCTGAGGCATCTCGTGTTCGACTCTGAGATGAACCTCGTAACCCGCTGGGTTGAGCAAGGCGAAGGCAACACTGGCCTGTACTGTCTCGACGCCCTGATCCGTCACCTCGAAAAGCCGGAGCACAGTCCGATGCAAGCCGCAGGGCTCGCCACGCAGGCTGCCAGGATATGCAGCTTGAGAGGAGAATACCAAGAGGCGCGCGAGAGATTGAATTACGCACTGGCCCGAACCTCTTGGTGGCGAGGGCGTCGGATTCGGGCGATAGCACTGCACGAATTGGGTTCGTTGCATCTCTACGATGGGGACACGGTCAGCGCCAAGCGATGCTATTGTCAGGCCCTGCGTCTTTGTCTGTGGGGGATGCCGATCCATCACGATGAAGCAGCGGCGAATCTGATTGGACTGGCCACAGTCGCTTATGCGCGCTACGAATTCGAGGAGGTCATGCGCCAAGCGACATGGGGCCTACGACAGGCGCGGCAGGCCCACGATATCCGGCACATTGTTGCCGCCGCGCGCATGATTGCGACGGTCCACAAAGCTGCCGGCAGATACGATGAAACAGACTCATATCTGCAACTCGCGGCCAAGCTCAGTGAAACGGAGCAGGTTCATCTTGAAAAGGCGCGGCTGCTCATGCTCCGCGGTTGGCTTGAGTACGACCGGGCACTGCTTGAAGGCTGGACTCCTGGACAAACGGACGCGGCTTTCCGGGAAGCTTTGTGTGAGGCCGAACGCGTGCACGATCTCTACTATACTCTAGAGGCAAGATTGGCTTTGGGCTGGTGTGCACTGGTCCGGGGCGATCTCAAGGAAGGAGCCAAATGGTTGGAGATGGCCGGCAGCAAGCTACTAAAGCGGCAGCATGGGGAACTGCTTGCTGAATACGAAATGGAATTGGGAGCGCTTGCGCATGTGCAAGGAGATTCGGCAGAGGCGCTAAAGTGGTATCAGAGCGTTGCCGACCTTTGCCGTGAAAAAGACATAAGGATTTGGCTGTACCGGGCACTGACCGGTCAGGGTGCCATCGCGTGGCATGCCGGTCAACACGAACAAGGGGAACGAGTGTGGGCTGACGCTCTATGTGTCGCGTCTAGCATGTCCGCCACTAGAGAGGAACTGGCGCGTCGGAGCATCAAGCTGTGCCAGTCCGCCTCGCACATATTCCCGAGATGA